A genomic segment from Oncorhynchus keta strain PuntledgeMale-10-30-2019 unplaced genomic scaffold, Oket_V2 Un_contig_16657_pilon_pilon, whole genome shotgun sequence encodes:
- the LOC127919433 gene encoding double-strand-break repair protein rad21 homolog A-like — protein sequence MGAQEPQADLSVLHAPDLPPEESLSLTQLVPELDLLDKEKKDKDDSDEEEEEGDPTQDQEEKRWNKRTQQMLHGLQRVMAKTGAEQVSLLALCRDNNKKQEPPSSTVSWF from the exons ATGGGAGCCCAGGAGCCTCAGGCTGATCTCTCAGTCCTCCATGCCCCAG ACCTGCCCCCAGAGGAGAGCCTCAGCCTCACACAGCTGGTCCCTGAGCTGGATCTGCTGGACAAGGAGAAGAAGGACAAGGATGACAGTGATGAGGAG gaggaggagggggatccAACTCAGgaccaggaggagaagaggtggaacAAGAGGACCCAGCAGATGCTACATGGCCTTCAG cgaGTCATGGCCAAGACGGGAGCCGAGCAGGTCAGCTTGTTGGCGCTGTGCCGAGACAACAACAAGAAGCAGGAGCCGCCAAGTTCTACAGTTTCCTGGTTCTGA